Genomic segment of Myxococcales bacterium:
GGTTTTTGGCTGTCCCAAAGCGGCAATTACGCCCGCTTGGGGCCGGGGGAGCCCGGTGCGCGATGCCTTGGATCAGGCGAATTGGCGGCTCCGGCGAGCATCGCGAGGGTTGCGATCCCAGCGGCCAACGCCAACACCCCCCGAGATTCATCACGGCACTCGCGTGAGAGTCGTGGGAGAGCCTTTTCTTGCCGGCGCTTTGTCTTCGCTTAGTACTCTATTCTATAAATACAATGACGTATAATTTGTGGCGAAATCAGCTGGGCTGGCGCATCCTCTCCCCATTTCCTTCCTCCGAATGGTGGAAACATGCCCAGAAAAAGTCCGTATCGGATTCGTCTCAGCAAGCGGGAACGAGCTGCGCTGGAAGCGATGGCCCGAAAGTATACGTCACCGTATAGAGAGGTTGTCCGGGCGCGGATCGTGCTCTACGCCGCAGAAGGATTCAGCAACGACCAGATTGCCGCCCGACTGGACACCCCGCGACAGATTGTCAGCAAGTGGCGCAAGCGCTTCTTTGAGCAACGCCTCGCCGGCCTTGATGAGCGGGAGCGGCGCGGACGCCCGGCGCGCTTTTCCCCCCAACGGGGTGGTCGCAGTCAAGGCCCTCGCATGTGAACTGCCCCACGAGCACGGGCTGCCCCTCTCGCGCCTCAGCGTGCCGGAGATTCGCCGGGAGGCGGTTAGCGCGGTCTCGTTGCCTCGATCGGCGAGACGACCGTGTGGCGCTGGCTCGCGGAGGACGCCATCCGGCCCTGGCATCCTCGC
This window contains:
- a CDS encoding helix-turn-helix domain-containing protein, translating into MPRKSPYRIRLSKRERAALEAMARKYTSPYREVVRARIVLYAAEGFSNDQIAARLDTPRQIVSKWRKRFFEQRLAGLDERERRGRPARFSPQRGGRSQGPRM